A stretch of Geobacter sp. DNA encodes these proteins:
- a CDS encoding exodeoxyribonuclease VII large subunit yields the protein MELFAEKRILTVSQLSALVKDVLEENFEQVWVEGEVSNLATPQSGHIYLTLKDAGAQLKCVLFRAAARSLRFKIRDGMRLIVRGRISVFAQRGDYQLIAEYLEPQGIGALQLAFLQLKERLAREGLFAEANKKPIPRLPRRIGVVTSPTGAAIHDILTMLDRRFANIEVLLIPVKVQGEGAAVEIASAIRDFNLYRDVDVLIVGRGGGSLEDLWAFNEEIVARAIASSRIPVISAVGHEIDFTIADLAADLRAPTPSAAAELVITSKAELTTLVQTLEHRLGRAAAGLIAGLKSRVGMAQASLRDPAMLIGQLGQRVDFMQERMSSLLGRMLARHTDRLSALIEMLRLRSPGRAVEHGREQLQNLVARRDQAVQRRMDHLRETMARRTGALDALSPLATLARGYSLAQREKDGLIVRSSDQLAVGDRLRLRLHRGSAGCLVETVEPAVADQGSA from the coding sequence ATGGAACTCTTTGCCGAAAAACGGATATTGACCGTAAGCCAGCTCTCTGCGCTGGTCAAGGATGTGCTGGAAGAGAACTTCGAGCAGGTCTGGGTCGAAGGGGAGGTCTCGAACCTGGCGACTCCCCAGTCCGGGCATATCTATCTCACCCTGAAGGATGCCGGGGCACAGCTGAAATGCGTTCTGTTCCGCGCCGCGGCCCGCTCGCTCAGGTTCAAGATCAGGGACGGCATGCGTCTCATCGTCCGCGGCCGGATCTCGGTCTTTGCCCAGCGGGGCGACTACCAGCTCATTGCCGAATACCTGGAGCCGCAGGGGATTGGCGCCCTGCAGCTCGCCTTTCTCCAGCTCAAGGAGCGGCTTGCCAGGGAAGGGCTCTTTGCCGAAGCGAACAAGAAGCCGATTCCCCGTCTGCCACGGCGGATCGGGGTGGTGACCTCGCCGACCGGCGCCGCGATCCATGATATCCTCACCATGCTCGATCGCCGCTTCGCCAATATCGAGGTTCTGCTCATCCCGGTCAAGGTGCAGGGAGAAGGGGCGGCAGTGGAGATCGCCTCGGCAATCAGGGATTTCAATCTCTACCGCGACGTCGACGTGCTGATCGTCGGCCGGGGAGGCGGATCGCTGGAAGACCTCTGGGCCTTTAACGAGGAGATTGTTGCCCGGGCCATCGCATCGTCCAGGATCCCGGTGATCTCGGCTGTGGGGCACGAGATCGACTTCACCATCGCCGATCTGGCCGCCGACCTGCGGGCGCCGACTCCATCGGCAGCGGCTGAACTGGTCATTACCAGCAAAGCGGAGCTGACAACCCTGGTGCAGACCCTCGAACACCGGCTGGGACGCGCTGCAGCCGGTCTGATAGCGGGTCTGAAGTCCAGGGTGGGAATGGCTCAGGCGTCACTCAGAGACCCGGCCATGCTGATCGGTCAGCTCGGTCAAAGGGTCGATTTCATGCAGGAGCGGATGTCATCCCTTCTGGGAAGAATGCTGGCACGCCACACCGATCGACTCAGTGCCCTGATCGAGATGCTTCGGCTCCGGAGTCCGGGGAGAGCGGTGGAGCATGGGCGGGAACAACTTCAGAACCTCGTTGCCCGCAGGGACCAGGCCGTACAGCGTCGGATGGACCATCTCCGCGAGACAATGGCCCGCCGCACCGGTGCACTGGATGCCCTGTCGCCGCTTGCCACCCTTGCACGCGGCTATTCCCTGGCCCAGCGCGAAAAGGACGGCCTGATCGTCCGCAGTTCCGATCAGCTGGCAGTGGGTGACCGTCTGCGTCTTCGCCTGCACAGGGGTTCTGCCGGTTGCCTGGTGGAAACGGTTGAGCCTGCGGTCGCAGATCAAGGCAGTGCTTGA
- a CDS encoding polyprenyl synthetase family protein: MDLKQYIKQCCAEVDAALDRFLPPETELPASLHSAMRYSIFAGGKRIRPVLMLAACEAVGGNSETVMPAACAMEMIHTYSLIHDDLPAMDDDDFRRGRPTNHKVYGEAVAILAGDALLTEAFVLLSNPAFQKADAGRTMAVIQEIARCAGSHGMVGGQVVDMESEGKAEIDLATVQYIHTHKTGALIKAAVKSGAILGGATEAQLAALTTYGEAIGLAFQIADDILDIEGTTEEIGKDAGSDQARGKATYPAVMGLADSKRRAAELVEMALNALDPFDAKAEPLREIARYIIARKS; this comes from the coding sequence ATGGATCTCAAGCAGTATATCAAGCAGTGCTGTGCCGAGGTTGATGCGGCGCTGGACCGTTTCCTACCGCCGGAAACGGAACTCCCCGCATCTTTGCATTCGGCCATGCGCTATTCGATCTTTGCCGGCGGCAAACGAATCCGTCCGGTTCTAATGCTGGCGGCCTGCGAAGCAGTGGGCGGCAATAGCGAGACGGTGATGCCGGCGGCGTGCGCCATGGAGATGATCCATACCTACTCGCTCATTCACGACGATCTTCCGGCCATGGACGATGATGATTTCCGGCGCGGCCGCCCGACCAACCACAAGGTCTATGGCGAGGCAGTTGCGATCCTGGCCGGAGATGCCCTGCTCACCGAGGCCTTTGTCCTTTTGAGCAATCCCGCATTCCAGAAGGCGGATGCCGGCCGTACCATGGCGGTTATCCAGGAAATAGCCCGCTGCGCCGGCTCCCACGGCATGGTGGGTGGCCAGGTGGTGGACATGGAGAGCGAGGGGAAGGCGGAGATCGACCTTGCCACGGTCCAGTATATCCATACCCACAAGACCGGTGCCCTGATAAAGGCGGCGGTGAAGTCGGGGGCCATCCTCGGCGGGGCCACGGAGGCACAGCTGGCAGCTCTGACCACCTATGGGGAGGCTATCGGTCTCGCCTTCCAGATCGCGGATGACATCCTCGACATCGAGGGGACCACCGAAGAGATCGGCAAGGATGCCGGCAGTGACCAGGCACGCGGCAAGGCGACCTATCCTGCGGTGATGGGGCTTGCCGATTCCAAGCGTCGTGCTGCCGAACTGGTCGAGATGGCGCTCAATGCCCTCGATCCATTCGATGCCAAGGCCGAACCGCTGCGGGAGATTGCCCGCTACATCATCGCCCGTAAATCATGA
- a CDS encoding AAA family ATPase, with the protein MSQHPYVITISSEKGGVGKTTLATNLAIFLKAMREDLSVTVFSFDNHFTVDKMFALPGQHPHGTVAELLGGTPGCDLLHTGQYGVNYIPSSNVLSELRSSVQGPMFLARLLATSCIPGIIVIDTRPELDILTQNALYAADQVLIPVKDMASLENCRNIFTLFDSRGLDKKSLALIPCLVDSRVKFDGMFRDQRTLLKAFAINRGYRCLDTYIAKSPKVDSLNTNPDGRIFPILTHARGTDVFGQFVQLTRLMLAAIRGIKEPRAQQFSAWLNAEDERRNAAFTSRRAALKPHCPICGSPSLGNVNHPPGLYYETGDGSSRGFINGDCFSDLITALLLPSGSSLSPSDPLSTLLLDATASATFLIRPLQNGAAAQMELMAIDPDGKQIIRQRIACYGYEGSITNRREARLAHLVNVTIGAQGLGQEGSFLIVHPINPRAPESILQEESYRSFRKLRQRCMEHLAPAVTQ; encoded by the coding sequence ATGTCACAGCATCCCTACGTCATCACCATCTCCTCGGAAAAGGGAGGGGTCGGCAAGACCACCCTTGCCACCAACCTGGCGATCTTCCTCAAGGCCATGCGGGAGGACCTCTCCGTCACTGTCTTCTCCTTCGACAACCATTTCACCGTGGACAAGATGTTCGCGCTGCCCGGTCAACATCCCCACGGCACCGTGGCCGAGCTCCTGGGCGGCACGCCTGGCTGCGACCTTTTGCATACCGGCCAGTACGGCGTGAATTACATCCCCTCCTCCAACGTACTCTCCGAGCTGCGCAGTTCCGTCCAGGGGCCGATGTTTCTCGCCCGGTTACTGGCAACCTCTTGCATCCCCGGCATCATTGTCATCGATACCCGGCCGGAACTGGATATCCTGACCCAGAACGCGCTCTATGCCGCGGATCAGGTCCTGATCCCGGTCAAGGATATGGCGTCGCTGGAGAACTGCCGCAACATCTTTACCCTGTTCGACAGCAGGGGGCTGGACAAAAAGAGCCTGGCACTCATCCCCTGCCTGGTGGATTCACGCGTGAAATTCGACGGCATGTTCAGGGACCAGCGCACCCTCCTGAAGGCGTTTGCCATCAATCGCGGCTATCGCTGCCTCGACACCTACATTGCGAAAAGCCCCAAGGTAGACAGTCTCAACACCAACCCGGACGGCCGCATCTTCCCCATTCTGACCCACGCCCGGGGAACCGACGTCTTCGGGCAGTTCGTGCAGCTCACCCGGCTGATGCTGGCTGCAATCCGAGGCATCAAGGAACCCCGCGCCCAGCAGTTCAGCGCATGGCTGAATGCCGAGGATGAGCGACGCAATGCAGCCTTTACGAGCCGCCGTGCCGCGCTCAAGCCGCATTGCCCCATCTGCGGCAGCCCGTCGCTGGGCAACGTCAACCACCCACCCGGTCTTTACTACGAAACCGGCGACGGCAGCAGCCGAGGGTTCATCAACGGCGACTGCTTTTCCGACCTCATTACCGCCCTGCTCCTGCCGAGCGGCAGCAGTCTCAGCCCCTCGGACCCGCTCAGCACTCTACTCCTCGACGCCACGGCATCTGCCACGTTTCTGATACGGCCCTTGCAAAACGGCGCGGCAGCCCAGATGGAACTCATGGCGATCGATCCCGACGGGAAGCAGATCATTCGCCAGCGTATTGCCTGTTACGGATATGAGGGAAGTATAACGAATCGGCGGGAGGCGAGACTGGCGCACCTGGTGAATGTTACCATTGGCGCACAGGGCCTAGGTCAGGAAGGGAGCTTTCTCATCGTTCACCCCATCAATCCCCGTGCCCCGGAATCCATCCTGCAGGAAGAATCGTACCGCAGCTTCCGCAAACTGCGCCAGCGGTGCATGGAACATCTCGCACCCGCCGTCACGCAGTGA
- the dxs gene encoding 1-deoxy-D-xylulose-5-phosphate synthase, producing MNYRILDTINEPQDLKRLSFADLRSLADELRREIIATCATNGGHLAPSLGVVELTLALHRVFDSPADKIVWDVGHQAYAHKLLTGRRDRFRTLRTLDGISGFPKRAESPHDAFDVGHSSTSISAATGMAVARDLKGERNKVVAVIGDGSMTGGIAYEGLNHAGHLNKDLVVILNDNEMSIAENVGALSEFLSRTITNEFVHKIKKDLEHFLEGLDSVGRGVLQVAKRAEESLKGLFTPGMLFEAFGFEYVGPIDGHNLELLQETLQKVHRFDDAVLIHVLTKKGKGYPPAEGNPSLFHGVGPFDIATGKVIKGKGGAASYTGVFGDSIRKIAADDERVVALTAAMPDGTGLGTFAREFPERFFDVGIAEQHGVTFAAGLATKGFRPVFAVYSSFLQRAFDQVCHDVCLQNLPVTFAIDRAGVVGSDGPTHHGLFDLSYLRHLPNMVLMAPKDENELQHMLFTAISSGGPAAVRYPRGNGYGVPLDQTFHELPIGKAEVLRDGRDGALLAVGTMVRPCLEAAEALAAEGIQLAVVNIRFVKPLDRETVLAFARQAGRLFTAEENALQGGFGAAVLELLEEEGLPAAVTRFGYPDQFVEQGEQHELRARYGLDAAGIAASVQRALRADTSR from the coding sequence ATGAACTATCGAATCCTTGATACCATTAACGAGCCGCAGGACCTGAAGAGGCTCTCTTTTGCCGATCTCAGGTCGCTTGCCGACGAATTGCGCCGGGAGATCATCGCAACCTGCGCGACCAATGGCGGACACCTGGCTCCCAGCCTGGGCGTTGTGGAGCTTACCCTTGCCCTGCACCGCGTCTTCGATTCACCTGCCGACAAGATCGTCTGGGACGTTGGCCACCAGGCCTATGCCCACAAGCTTCTGACTGGCCGCCGCGACCGTTTCCGCACCCTGCGAACCCTCGACGGGATCAGCGGTTTCCCCAAGCGGGCCGAATCCCCTCACGATGCCTTTGATGTGGGCCATTCCTCCACCTCGATCTCAGCGGCAACCGGGATGGCCGTGGCCCGCGATCTGAAGGGGGAGAGGAACAAGGTGGTTGCGGTCATTGGCGACGGCTCCATGACCGGCGGCATTGCCTATGAAGGGCTCAATCATGCCGGGCATCTGAACAAGGACCTCGTCGTCATCCTCAACGACAACGAGATGTCCATTGCCGAGAACGTCGGGGCACTGTCGGAGTTTCTTTCCCGTACCATAACCAATGAGTTCGTCCACAAGATCAAGAAGGATCTGGAGCATTTCCTCGAAGGGCTGGATTCCGTAGGCCGGGGGGTTCTGCAGGTGGCCAAGCGTGCCGAGGAGTCGCTCAAGGGGCTGTTCACGCCTGGGATGCTCTTTGAGGCGTTCGGCTTCGAGTATGTCGGTCCCATCGATGGCCATAACCTGGAGCTGCTCCAGGAGACCCTGCAGAAGGTGCATCGCTTCGACGATGCGGTCCTGATCCATGTCCTGACGAAAAAAGGGAAGGGCTACCCGCCCGCCGAGGGGAACCCTTCGTTGTTCCACGGCGTTGGTCCCTTTGATATTGCGACCGGCAAGGTCATAAAAGGGAAGGGAGGAGCTGCATCCTACACCGGCGTCTTCGGCGACTCTATCCGCAAGATCGCTGCCGATGACGAGCGGGTCGTTGCCCTTACGGCAGCCATGCCCGATGGAACCGGCCTTGGCACCTTTGCCCGCGAATTTCCCGAGCGGTTTTTCGATGTGGGGATAGCTGAGCAGCACGGCGTAACCTTTGCCGCTGGTCTGGCTACAAAGGGATTCAGACCCGTTTTTGCCGTCTATTCCTCGTTTCTGCAACGTGCCTTTGACCAAGTCTGCCATGACGTCTGCCTGCAGAACCTGCCGGTGACCTTTGCCATCGACCGGGCAGGGGTGGTGGGAAGCGACGGGCCTACCCACCACGGGCTGTTCGATCTCTCCTATCTTCGCCATCTGCCCAATATGGTACTTATGGCGCCCAAGGATGAAAACGAGCTTCAGCACATGCTCTTTACCGCCATATCCAGCGGCGGACCGGCAGCGGTGCGCTATCCCCGCGGCAATGGCTACGGCGTCCCGCTCGATCAGACCTTTCACGAGCTCCCCATCGGCAAGGCAGAGGTTCTGCGCGATGGCAGGGACGGGGCGCTGCTTGCAGTGGGAACCATGGTCCGGCCTTGCTTAGAGGCTGCAGAGGCGCTTGCTGCTGAAGGAATCCAACTGGCCGTCGTAAATATTCGCTTTGTGAAACCTCTCGATCGGGAGACTGTTCTCGCATTTGCACGTCAGGCAGGACGGTTGTTTACGGCTGAAGAGAACGCGCTGCAGGGTGGTTTCGGAGCAGCGGTACTGGAATTGCTCGAAGAGGAGGGGCTGCCCGCGGCCGTCACCCGCTTCGGATATCCCGACCAATTCGTGGAGCAGGGGGAGCAGCACGAACTCCGTGCCCGCTACGGTCTCGATGCGGCAGGGATTGCAGCATCGGTTCAACGGGCTCTGCGCGCTGACACAAGCCGGTAA
- a CDS encoding DnaJ domain-containing protein — MTYAELRDALGVLGLSDRASLRDIKRRHRDLVKRLHPDKATDEDPERIRQVNAAYALIRSYLDTYTYSFNEEEFYLQNPEERLRRQFWEDPLWGGIR, encoded by the coding sequence ATGACTTATGCTGAACTTCGTGATGCCCTCGGTGTGCTGGGACTTTCGGACCGTGCCAGTCTTCGCGATATCAAGCGACGTCACAGGGATCTGGTCAAACGTCTCCACCCCGACAAAGCAACAGACGAAGATCCCGAACGGATCAGGCAGGTCAATGCTGCCTACGCCCTCATACGTTCCTACCTCGACACCTATACCTACTCCTTCAACGAAGAAGAATTCTATCTCCAGAACCCCGAAGAACGGCTTCGCCGCCAATTCTGGGAAG
- a CDS encoding exodeoxyribonuclease VII small subunit: MAVEKFETSLKKLEEVVKRLESGELPLDDALKAFEEGVKHAAVCSRKLNEAEKKVELLLKQKDGSFRTEPFHLEDA; the protein is encoded by the coding sequence ATGGCCGTGGAAAAGTTCGAGACATCGCTGAAGAAACTGGAAGAGGTGGTCAAGCGCCTGGAAAGCGGCGAGCTCCCCCTTGACGATGCCCTCAAGGCGTTCGAGGAAGGGGTCAAGCATGCTGCCGTCTGCAGCCGGAAGCTGAACGAGGCTGAAAAGAAGGTGGAACTGCTGCTCAAACAGAAGGATGGCAGTTTCAGGACCGAGCCGTTTCATCTGGAGGATGCATAA